The following nucleotide sequence is from Cygnus atratus isolate AKBS03 ecotype Queensland, Australia chromosome 15, CAtr_DNAZoo_HiC_assembly, whole genome shotgun sequence.
CACGTGAAGGCGATGAGCAGCCTGCGCTGGCTGAAGCTGAACCGCACGGGGCTCTGCTACCTGCCCGAGGAGCTCGCCGCCCTCcagaagctggtgaggggccgggggccggggctcgCCGCCCCCACGGTGCCGGGgacctgctgcctgccagcctcATGCTGGGATGCGTCGGTGTCTAATAATAGGGCTGAGCCGCGGCGTGTGGCTGAAATCGGATGCGGGAGTTGTTGGGAGCGGGGCTGAGGCAGAGCCGTACGGGGTTTCACCTTGGTTTCCTAGCAAACCAGACCAGAAACCACACTCAGCTCCTCTGCCCTTTAAtagaagggaagggggaagccTTATGGGGAGGATGAAGGTTTTTGGCCCTTATATCCTCTagcaaaggaggagaaggaaaaaaaaaaaaaggcagcagtagGCAGCAGCTGCCGGGCTTTGTTTTTTGGGCGGCTCGAGTTTTCGGCGTGAGCAGGCCCTTGGTGGGGCTCGTGGCTGAGCTTTGCCTTGGCGGTGCCCCGCAGCACGTCACGGCCACCGCTGGGTCGGCGCCAGCCGAGGACGGTGCCTTAAACACGGCCCCGAGCCCTCGGCACCGCGCTGGGAGTGCCCGGGTTTCCGAGCGGCGTTTGTGATGCTCGGGGGGAAGCAAAGGCTCCTCGGGGTTCTCCTCCTGCCTTGTTGCTACCTGTTTGTCTGCCCCTTTCTATATCTGCCCCGTGAAAAGTGTGTCCAGGAATCGGGGTCTGTTTCTGGGGGGGGCCGCAGGTGAGCGCCCCAAGCCCGCCGGGGCGCCTTCGCCCTCCCCGCAGCAGGGCCGGGCTCTCTCCATCAGAGGGGTGCGGGGAGCCCTGCGAGGGTCGGGGCTgagctcagcccctgctccccccacctccctgcagGAGCATCTGTCCGTGAGCCACAACAACCTCACCACGCTCCACGGCGAGCTCTCCGGCCTGCCCTGCCTGCGGGTAAGTGTCCCCGGCGTCCCCAGGCacctcccagccagcccccggCGCTGGGGGCGCGCAgaacccagccccagccctgctggagacGTCGGGTGGCTGCAGCGAcgcctctctctccccttccaaGGCCATCGTGGCTCGTGCCAACAGCCTGAAGAACTCGGGCGTCCCCGATGACATCTTCCAGCTGGATGACCTCTCGGTGCTGGTAGGTGCAGAGCCCCCACGCTGCCCTTCCCCTGGGCTGAcccctgcagacagcagctcctggtccTGCTCCCACCCCTCAACAGCCCCTCGTGCCCTTTGGGGACCACAACGGGGCTGAAGAGCAGCCGTAGCGTGGTCCCCAGGATGCTCCGTGTCCTCGGGCTGGGTGGTGGCAGTGGGACGGGGGGACCCACCCCAGCACGGAGCGTGACGCCGGCTTTGCTCCCCCAGGACCTGAGCTACAACCAGCTGACGGAGTGCCCCCGCGAGCTGGAGAACgccaagaacatgctggtccTCAACCTCGGCCACAACAGGTGGGGCTGGGCCGGGCACCCCAAAAAGCCACCTCCCCACGGCCACCTCCATCCCTCACCCCCCTCGCTCCGGGTCTCCCTCTGCGGGTCGGATCCGGGGCTGGTGCCAGGTCCCGGGGCCACCCCGaacgtccccgtgtccccgcagcATCGAGGCCATCCCCAACCAGCTCTTCATCAACCTAACGGACCTGCTCTACCTCGACCTGAGCAACAACAAGCTGGAGAGCCTCCCGCCGCAGATGCGCCGCCTGGTGCACCTCCAGACCCTCATCCTCAACGACAACCCGCTCCTGCACGCGCAGCTCCGGTACGGCCCCGTTTTTTGGGCTGGATCCCAGAATTcgagggctgtgctgggcccTGCCCTGATGCCATccctgccccgtgtccccccgtCTCCCGCAGGCAGCTCCCGGCGCTGACGGCCCTGCAGACCCTGCACCTGAGGAACACGCAGCGCACGCAGAGCAACCTGCCCACCAGCCTCGAGGGCCTGGCCAACCTGGCAGGTGGGGTTGGGTGCCCTCCTCGGGGCTCTGCTGGCCCCGGCGGGGGTCCTGCCGGGGGTCTCAGCCCCTTTTTGTCTCCCCCCTAGACGTGGACCTGTCCTGCAACGACCTGAGCCGCGTCCCCGAGTGCCTCTAcaccctgggcagcctgcggCGCCTCAACCTGAGCAGCAACCAGATCGCGGAGCTGTCCCTCTGCATCGACCAGTGGGCCCAGCTGGAGACCCTCAACCTGTCCCGCAACCAGCTCACCTCCCTGCCCGTGCgtgctgtccctgtccccgtcccttcTTCGTGTCCCCGTCCCTTCTTCGTGCCCCCGTCCCTCACCCcgcctcctccttccccagtcTGCCATCTGCAAGCTGACCAAGCTGAAGAAGCTCTACCTGAATTCCAACAAGCTCGACTTCGACGGGATCCCCTCGGGCATCGGCAAGCTCGCCAGCCTGGAGGAGTTCATGGCGGCCAACAACAACCTGGAGCTCATCCCCGAGAGCCTCTGCAGGTGGGGACAGCCGCCGGCCATCCCCAGGAGGGGACACAGCGCCTGCgtcgggggctgcggggtgacGGAGGGTCCTGAGGGACGTGCCCCGGGCTCAGCATCCCCGTGTCCCGCAGGTGCACAAAGCTGAGGAAGCTGGTGCTGAACAAGAACCGCCTGGTGACGCTGCCGGAGGCCATCCACTTCCTGACGGACGTGGAGGTgagaccccacagccctgcGTGTCCCAGGGGGCCCAGGCTATGGGGCGGGATGGGGTGACGGGAGGGCACGGCCTTTTGGGGCCGGCAGCGCATGGCTCAGCCCGGGCACCTGCTGGATTCGGGACTCCTTTtacccaccaccacctccccgtGCTTCAGAGCACCGAGCTCTTCTTCCACCTTCTCGGCAGGTCCTGGACGTGCGCGAGAACCCCAACCTGGTGATGCCCCCGAAGCCGGCGGACCGGGCAGCGGAGTGGTACAACATCGACTTCTCCCTGCAGAACCAGCTCCGCCTGGCCGGCGCCTCCCCAGCCACCGTCGCGGCCGCCGCCGCAGGCaagcggggcagggagggaggaaaccCCCTGGGGAAGCAGCCTCACCCCACAACCTGCCCCACGCCGGGCGttggggggggtcccggctGCCTCTCACCCCgttccctgtccccagggagcggCACCAAGGACCCCCTGGCCCGCAAGATGCGGCTGCGGCGGCGCAAGGACTCTGCCCAGGACGACCAAGCCAAGCAGGTGCTGAAGGGGATGTCGGACGTGGCGCaggagaagaacaagaagataGAGGTAGGGTGCGGGACGAGAGGGGTCCCAGTCCCTCCCCGGGGTGCCCGGCAGCGTGGTGacccgtccccgtccccgcaggAGAGCGGGGAGGCGAAGGCGCCGGACCTGAAGACGCGCCGCTGGGACCAGGGCCTGGAGAAGCCCCAGCTGGACTACTCGGAGTTCTTCAGCGAGGACGTGGGGCAGCTGCCCGGCCTCTGCGTCTGGCAGATCGAGAACTTCGTGCCCACGCTGGTGGACGAGGCTTTCCACGGCAAGTTCTACGAGGCCGACTGCTACATCGTGCTCAAGGTACCCGGGGAGGACCGAGGGGCCCCCGCGTCCCCAGCCTGTGCCCGTGGCCAACCCGTctcaccccccccaccccccgtcCCTCCGCAGACCTTCCTGGATGAGAACGGCTCCCTCAACTGGGAGATCTACTACTGGATCGGGCAGGAGGCCACGCTGGACAAGAAGGCCTGCTCCGCCATCCACGCCGTCAACCTGCGCAACTACCTGGGGGCCGAGTGCCGCAGCATCCGGGAGGAGATGGGCGACGAGAGCGACGAGTTCCTCCAGGTGGGGCCAGCCCCGGGCTCCGCAGCCTCCAGCCCTCCGTCTCCCACCCTCACCGCCTCCTTTCTTGTAGGTCTTCGACAACGACATCTCCTACATCGAAGGCGGCACGGCCAGCGGCTTCTTCACGGTGGAGGACACGCAGTACGTCACCAGGTACCGCTGGGGACGGGCGGGTGGGTGGGGGGCgcagggggctggcagcggcCCCGTCTCACCGTGGCCGCCTCTCCTCGAGGCTGTACCGCGTCTACGGGAAGAAGAACGTCAAGCTGGAGCCGGTGGCGCTGAAAGGGACGTCGCTGGACCCCCGGTGAGCAGGGAAAGGGCGAGGGGATGGGGGGTCCCCGTGGGGGGccagggaggaaggcagcagggtcCGGCCGAGACCTCGTGGCTGCAGTTTTGGGGTGGAAATTGGCAGTGCCTGTGCCTTTCTGCAAGGATGTGGGTCCAAACCCCACTTGGCAGCCTCGCCAGCCACAGTCCCTGGCCCCACGAGGACCCCCAGGGTGGGGAGGACGCTGGGACACCCCACTGCCTCCTGACCTGGTTTCGTGTGCATCCTCCAGCTTTGTGTTCCTCCTGGACCACGGCCTCGACCTCTTTGTGTGGCGGGGGAGCCGGGCCACGCTCAGCAGCACCACCAAGGCCAGGTAGGGCTGGTTGGGGTCCCGGGGGTGCAGGGGGGAGCCCACCACCTCACCCCATCCTGCCGCCTCACCCGGTCCTGCCGCAGGCTCTTCGCCGAGAAGATCAACAAGAACGAGCGCAAGGGCAAGGCGGAGATCACGCTGCTCACCCAGGGCCAGGAGAGCCCCGAAttctgggaggtgctgggggggcagcCCGAGGAGATCCGGCCCTGCGTCCCCGACGACTTCCAGCCCCACAAGCCCAAGCTGTACAAGGTGAGGTGTCACCATCCACGGGGCCCATGGTTGTGCCATGGCCCCCCTTACCCATGCCCCTTCCCCTTGGCAGGtgggcctggggctgggctaCCTGGAGCTGCCCCAGATCAACTACAAGCTGTCGGTGGAGCACAAGAAGAGGCTGAAGGCCGACCTGCTGCCGGAGATGCGTCTGGTAGGACTGGGACGGGGTGGGGAGGCTCTCCCAGTCTGACCAGTGAGACTGGTTtcgcaccccccccccccgcctccagCCGTGCTCTGGGGCACGGCCCCGTAGCGGCAGAGGCAGGTTCAGGCAGCGGGACCCCGGTGCGGGgtgctctgctcttccctgtTGGCTTTTGGGAGCGGGTGGGGAGTTTTTgagccagaaataaaaaaaaaaacggaacAAAACAGGGGATGCTGACCTCTTCCCCATGGGGCCCgcagctgcagagcctgctggaCACCAAGAACGTGTACATCCTGGACTGCTGGTCCGACGTCTTCATCTGGATCGGGAGGAAGTCGTCGCGGCTGGTGCGGGCGGCGGCGCTGAAGCTGAGCCAGGAGCTGTGCGGCATGCTGCACCGGCCCAAGCACGCCATGGTCACCCGCAACCTGGAGGGCACCGAGTGCCAGGTGGGGGGCACggagcctggggggggggggcgcggaaTGCCAGGGAAGGgcctgctccccttccctcaCCCTGTGCCCCTGGTTAGGTGTTCAAGTCCAAGTTCAAGAACTGGGACGACGTCCTGCGCGTGGACTACACCCGCAACGCCGAGACGGTGCTGCAGGACGGCGGCCTCGCCGGCAAGGTCCGCAAGGACGCCGAGAAGAAGGACCAGATGAAGGCCGACCTCACGGCGCTCTTCCTGCCCCGCCAGCCCCCCATGCCCCTGAGCGAGGtagggccgggggctgccccctgtccccccagacgttcccccagcagcagcagcagggccgggggctgACCGAGCTCTTGGGGCCGCAGGCGGAGCAGCTGATGGAGGAGTGGAACGAGGACCTGGACGGCATGGAGGGCTTCGTGCTGGAGGGCAAGAAATTCGCGCGCCTGCCCGAGGAGGAGTTCGGCCACTTCCACACCCACGACTGCTACGTCTTCCTCTGCAGGTGATGCCCGGCTTGTCCCctcccaggggctgctggagcccccAAACTCcgcccagaccccccccccccgtcaccccctgcccctgccctcagGTACTGGGTGCCGGTGGAGtacgaggaggaggaggagaagaagaagaagagcgATGGCAAAGGGGACGaggagggcgaggaggaggaggatgagaaGCAGCCCGAGGAAGACTTCCAGTGCATCGTCTACTTCTGGCAGGGCCGCGAGGCCTCCAACATGGGCTGGCTCACCTTCAccttcagcctgcagaagaagTTCGAGAGCCTCTTCCCCGGCAAGCTGGAGGTGGGCCCTgtcctgcgggggggggggacacatgGGGGTCTCCTGCTTGGCCTCGCTGCTCCCGGCTTCCCTCTGTGCCCCCGGGCAGAGTGGAGATgggggggcagcgcgggggtgccagcagccccccccccagccccacagcatcCCCCTGCAGCCAGGCATTGGGGTGTTTTTTGGAGGGTAACCCCACACCCTTGCTGCCCCCCCCCGTGCAGGTGGTGCGCATGACGCAGCAGCAGGAGAACCCCAAGTTCCTCTCGCACTTCAAGCGGAGGTTCGTCATCCACCGGGgcaagaggaaggagaaggccAGCCCGCCGCAGCCCAGCCTCTACCACATCCGCACCAACGGCGGGGCCCTCTGCACCAGGTCAGCCTCCCCGCGGGGTGCTGCGGGCTGGgcggcacccatgggtgctacCCGGGGACGTGAGGGCAGGCACAGCCCTCCCCCGAGCAcccgctgagcccccccccccctcatgGGTTCCTTGTCCAGGTGCATCCAGATCAACACGGACGCCGGGCTGCTCAACTCCGAGTTCTGCTTCATCCTCAAGGTATCACTCGAGGCTGagtccgtcccccccccccccccaactcctcGTGGCAGGGGGGTGCTCGGTCCCTCGTCCCCCTCCGGGCAGCCCTGAgcctgccccgctccccccagGTCCCCTTTGAGAGCACGGACAACCAGGGCATCGTCTACACCTGGGTGGGCCGCGCAGCCGACCCCGACGAGGCCAAGCTGGCCGAGGACATCATGAACCAAATGTTTGACGACTCCTACAGCAAGCAGGTGAGGGgcttggcgggggggggggggggcactcaGCACCAACTTACCTGGGGGCAGCGAGGGCTGGCGGAGCTCAGCACTGCCCCTGCCCTCCGCCTGCAGGTGATCAACGAGGGAGAGGAGCCCGAAAACTTCTTCTGGGTGGGCATCGGGAGCCAGAAGCCCTACGATGAAGATGCCGAATACATGAAGCATTCCCGGCTCTTCAGGTGGGTCCtgggcccggggggggggggggggacagggggtgTCTGCTCAGGTTGCTGCCTGTCCCCGTCCTCATTGCAATAACCTTCTCTGTGGGGTTTTTGGGGCcaagccccttccccagccgtGTTCatccctgggcctcctctggcCGAAATGCCTTCTCCATCAGCGCTAACAGCCTCGGGCTCCCCCGGGGCTCTCCCGCAGGTGCTCCAACGAGAAGGGCTATTTCGCCGTGTCCGAGAAGTGCTCCGACTTCTGCCAGGACGACCTGGCCGACGACGACATCATGCTGCTGGACAACGGGCAGGAGGTGAgccagggaccccccccccccccctccccggggacaCCCCGCAACCGGGGGCCGGATCCTGAGCCCGGCTGCGCGCCCTTCCGCAGGTCTACATGTGGGTGGGCACCCAGACCAGCCAGGTGGAGATCAAGCTGAGCCTCAAAGCCTGCCAGGTAGGGCCCGGGGGGCTGTTCGGAGGCAGGATTCGGGCACCTCCATCGCCcctcggggggggggtccatccccatccccagcgGGGGTCTGATCCTGCCCCCTGGGGGCCCAAGGGACCGCAGGGACAGCccgtgctgtgctctgccccaGGTCTACATCCAGCACATGCGCTCCAAGGACCCCGCGCGGCCCCGCAAGCTGCGGCTGGTGCGGAAAGGCAACGAGCCCTGGCCCTTCACCCGCTGCTTCCACGCCTGGAGCGTCTTCCGCAAGCCGCCCGCCtaagggctgggggcacccggggctgcccccccccccccaagcctgACCACTGGGTCTGCTTCAGCCCCGAGCTGGGGCCAGGGGGGAGCACGgggctgtccctgtcccccccccatcCTGCTGGGGGCACACGGGGGTCCCCGTCCCCTcgtgcctggggctgctgctgccccaaggCCGTGCCGAGCTCCCCGCACGTGGGGGACCCCATTTTTAGCTTTGCTGAAGAGCACGGGGGGGGGAACCAAGGGGCTCCCCCCCCACACCTTTTTGTTGTCCTGCAGAGATGGGGTGCCACCGCCCCCCAGCAtcaaggggggggggtggcagccGCTCGGTATCTTATCAATAAAGGCTGCACTTGTCACCGCGAGCTGTGCCAGGCTCTCACTGcgcccctctccctcctcctctgccccccctcccacccacctCAAGTCCCCCCGaccccatccccaggcagctgaGGCCCCCCCCAACACCCACAGCCTGGCATTTGatattaaatgcttttattttcaatattaaaaaccagtatttttaataactaaaCAATGCTAAATTCATCTTACCAAAAAAAGGATGAGGTGGTGGtttttggggttggggggggggggttctaCCAGGGACACTACAGCCCCGACCGCGACAGGGCCCGGGGCATGGCTGCCTCCCCTGGCCCCCCCGCCGAGGCCAGACACGTACCGCAAGAGAGCATttgggggggggacgggacaaGATGGGGGGGCAAACCCCGTGGATCCCCAAAATCAGGGCTGAGCCCCAGAGCCACGCAGGGACAGAGCCAGCGCCACCGCAGTCCCTGCGAGGAGGGGGCCGAGGAGCCCGGCAGGGATTTGGCACAGTGacacccccgggggggggggggggggggctgcacagagagcagggctgggggctgacctcccccctgcaccccccagcAGCGTGATCCCATCCcaacccccccgccccgtgGCAGGAATTAGTGTCAGAAAGGAGCAGCAGGCGGGGAGCCCAGCCTGGAGAATAGCCCTTGGAGAAGCCACCAAGAGAAAAAGGCCACCTGTGACCCCCCCACCttcacccccccacacacacccccagGCCACTCGGGGAGAGGCAGTGGaacaaggggggggggggtccccagggagGGGGACGGTCCCCGTGCGGCAGCCCGGCCCCCCCTGGCACACAGAGGAGGGGGCTGTAAACTGCAGGGAGCCGGGCATGTAAACAGAGACGAGGGtccgggggggctgggggcacccggCCCCCCCTCGGTTTGTGCCTCCCCAAGGGACCAAACCCGggaggtggctggggggggggggggggggggggggaggtgacAAAAGCCaccacgcccccccccccccccgccgtgaGCCcgggcagcagcatcccccGGGACGGGGCTCTGGAGCAGGGGCCAGCTACACTCGACCGTgtacgaaaaaaaaaatattcataaatctTCCCCGGGAAGAGTTTGTGCAACGTGGGCCACCCCCTgccgcgccccccccctcccagctcaGGGCCAGCCGGGGGGAGGGCTCCAGGGCCGGTGGCCGGGCAGGGAGGCGCAGGGGGAGCGCCGGCACGGATGTTAGAGAGGAGACGAGTCTACGTTAcgctgggggggccgggggggtccaGTCGAGCCGCGCGTCCCGGGAATCCGAGCACTGAGATGGGCCGGGGAGGCCGCGGGCACCGGCGCTGCCTGGGGAAAGAGACAGGGCCTGGGCTCGGGGACAAGGGGACACAGACCCTGGGTGCCatggagggggggagggagtaGGTGGGGGGGGCCCAAAATGAGGTGGTGGGGGCCTGGAGCTGCTGTCCCCCACCCCTCAAGCAGGGAAAACCCTTGGGCACGCATTGTCCCCACGGCCACGTGCTCCCCGCTGTGGATGGGGACACCAGGGGATGGCACTGGGGTCTTGGCCCCAAATACGCTGGAGGGGTtgtggggggctgggggcagccggaTCCCCCCCCCCTCAAGGGCACGGCCCCCCCACCCACCTCACTTGATGAGGATGCCGGCGGGCCGTGCCTCGTCCTCGCTGACGTTCCTCATGTTCCTCTCCGCCTCCTCTGAGGAcctgggggcagagcagggcgaGATGCAGCCGGGGGCTCCCCTGCGGCCCCCCCGAGccgccagcagcacccacacgctcctcctgtcccccccccccaccaaacTTACGCCAGGAAATCCTTCACTTCTTCCACCGTGATGTCCCCGGTGGTGTCCAGCGGGTTCTCCATGCTGCTGTTAGGCGAGTCGACGGGGCCAGGCGAGAAGGAGGCCTGGCGCTCCTCGGGGGACCCTGGGGAGCCGCGGGGAGGGATGGAGGTGCCCGGCCCCAAAACGTtaacccccccccaccccccaccccatccctttGTCACTCACTGTCACTGTCGGAGGGGGAATGGTTGGCCTCGGGGCTGTGCGGGACGTGGGTGCCGTTGGCTTGGGGCAGCTTCGGCGTCGCCGTCGAGTTGCTGGAAGGAAACACGGGGAGAGGTTGGTGCCGGCGGCACGACACGGGAACGGATGtcacggggtgggggggagacACAACAAGCCCCCGGGGCCGCAGCGAGCCCCCGGCACAGCCCACCTGAGGCAGGAGGTGTCCTGCAGCCGGGAGACCTCCAGGCAGCACAGCGGCTCCGTCACGTTCCTGGCGCTCAGCGAGAAGCGCTCGAACTCGGAGGGCGAAATCAGGTAGAAACCTGCGGAGCAGGGGGGACGGGGAGCATCAGggacacccccctcccccccctccaagGAGGAGACAGATTTGGGGGCGGCGAGGCCGCCGGGAGGTGGCCCCTCACCTTGGCCGTGCTTGGTGAAGACGCAGGAGGCGATGCCGCTGATGTCCTCCTTGCGGATGCAGCCGTAGTGCACCTGGGGCCGCAGGCTGGGCACGGTGAAGATGTGGATGTCGCCCAGGTTGGTGAGGCAGGCCAGGCAGTTCTCCACCCGCTCCTCGGGGCCGGCGCTCGCCAGGCTCACCAGGGCCACCTTCCgcacccggcagccctcgtgcGCCGTCAGCTTGAACTTGGTCTTGGCGCTCACTTTGGGCAGCGTGAAGACCTGGGGAGGGCGAGAGGAGGCAGGTGCCGCAGGGACGGGAACCCCCGGGGTTGCAGGAGGTGGCGGAACACCCCCCCGCTGCCCCAGGGCCTTCATCAAAGGGCAGTGAGTCCCCAAGAGCCACCCCAGCCCTTTGGTCACCCCCACCCTGGTTGCTTTTCCAAGTGCCAGCCTGGATGGGAATGCCCAGAGCGGACACGGGACGTGCCGGGGCTGGCCGGTCCCACCGTGGCGCACAGCCCCAGGCTCACCTTGAACTGCTCCTCCGAGGAGATGAGCATGGAGTGGCTGCCCTGCATGTCGGGGGCCTTGGCCAGGTCCCGCGAGACCTCGTAGGGCTCGGGCAACGGGTTCCCCCGGCCGTCCAGCACGGCGATGGCCACCACGGGCGCCCGGTGCATCAGCTGGATCTCCTTGCCCAGCACCGCCTCCACCGCCCGCTCCGAAAACTTCTCCTGCGACGGCACCTCCAGGGCGTAGGCGAACACCGAGCCCGAGTTGGTCCCTGCCCACATCGTGGGGCCGTGGTGGGCGGCTGCGGGAcgggaggagcagcagcagcagcgtgagGATCCCTCTCCCTACAGCACAGCCGCGGGGTCGGGGGGGAGACGCGCGGGGCTCTCACCGTCCCGCAGGAAGGTGTCCGCGAAGTAGAGGCACCGCACCACGCCGGAGAGCGAGTCGTCGGCCGAGCGGGGCTCGATCCGCCTCTGCACCGGCGTCATCTCCACCTCGGGGGGGCCCGCCTGCTCGGCCAGCTGCGCGTTGGCCTCCTGCACCTTgcgaggcggggaggggggggagcggggggacgggggtcaggagccccccagcacacacaggCGGGGAAGGGgacggcggggaggggggggcgagGAGCCGGCCCCGCTCTGCGCCCACCTTGCTGGAGGGGCTGCCGGGGTTGAGTCTCTTCTTGCCCGACACCCTGCTCTTGCGGATGCGGCGGAAGGACTGCCGCAGGGACTTCTTCAGGGACTTGACGCGGGACAGGGGCCCCTCCATGGCCAGCGAGTCGTTGGGGTGCAGCGTACACCTACGGCACCGTTGCTCAGCGCCCGGACCCCACCGCGGGGTCCCCAGCCCCgagcatccccccccccccccccccccatattgCTACCTGGCCAGCACCGGGTTGCGCCGGTGGTAGTCGAAGAGCCCGAAGCCGTGGCTGGTGCCGAAAGCCACCAGGTTCCACTCGGAGTGCAGGGTGACGGCGGTGACGGCGGCGGGGGGCACGCACTGCACCAGGACGCTGGGCTGGAAGCCGGGGGCGAAGGCGAGGGGGCCGTTGCGGGGCGCCAGGCGGTCGTGGCCCTTCCAGGTGAAGCCCTCGCGGTCCTGCAGCAGGTCCACCGTGGCCACGCTGACGGCGTGCTCCGACTTCTCGTCGCTCAGCTCCATCACCAGCACCTGCGGGGAGGGGACAAGCGGCCGGTGGGGGGACACGgagggctccccagggcagggtcCCCGTCCTGCCCCCGAGGATGGGCAcagggggggctgcggggactGGGGCACCCCGTGCCCGGCCACTTTTTCCTCCACCTCTACCTGCCCGGCCGTGCCAGCCACCACCATCTTGGCCGTGTATTTGCACAGAGCGATCTTCTGGATGCCCAGGCGGGGGTCGTCGCTGTAGGGATCAAAGCAGCCCACCTGCggggagaggggccgggggtgTCACGCAGCCGTGGGCAGCCACCAGCACCGGGCATCGTGCCCGGGCCAGCTCCGTCCCCACGCGTCCCCGGTGCCCTGGGATCCCCCCCCACAACACCAGGGCAGACCCACGGGACGGGGCGTGCAGAACAAGCGTCCCTTGTGTCCCcgaggcagcagctgtgccccCCCGAGCGAGGGGACACGTCCCCACGGCGCAGCTGGGATGGCTCCTGCGGGTGCATCTCCCCACGAGGCATGGGGGTGCCGGGGACTGCAGCATCtccccccccggtgtccccccaAGACGTCACCTTGCGGAACGGCGGCCACTCCTCCTCGCCCGCCTGGTTGAGGCTGTCGTTGTGCTCGCAGTCGGTCTGGAAGATGCCGGCGGTGCCCAGCTTGTAGAGAGGCTTCAGGGACACCCCCGAGGCGTCCCAGAACCGCACTGTGCCGTCCTCGTGcctgccggggccggggggggggggttcccaTTAGGACGGTGCTAACGAGAGCCGGGCTAACAAGAGCCGCCTGTGCGCTGGTGGCCGCCGTGCCAGGAGGGGTGAGAGGACAACGCGGCGGGTGACACGCTGCTGCCCGGCCAC
It contains:
- the FLII gene encoding protein flightless-1 homolog isoform X2; this translates as MAATGVLPFVRGVDLSGNDFKGGYFPEHVKAMSSLRWLKLNRTGLCYLPEELAALQKLEHLSVSHNNLTTLHGELSGLPCLRAIVARANSLKNSGVPDDIFQLDDLSVLDLSYNQLTECPRELENAKNMLVLNLGHNSIEAIPNQLFINLTDLLYLDLSNNKLESLPPQMRRLVHLQTLILNDNPLLHAQLRQLPALTALQTLHLRNTQRTQSNLPTSLEGLANLADVDLSCNDLSRVPECLYTLGSLRRLNLSSNQIAELSLCIDQWAQLETLNLSRNQLTSLPSAICKLTKLKKLYLNSNKLDFDGIPSGIGKLASLEEFMAANNNLELIPESLCRCTKLRKLVLNKNRLVTLPEAIHFLTDVEVLDVRENPNLVMPPKPADRAAEWYNIDFSLQNQLRLAGASPATVAAAAAGSGTKDPLARKMRLRRRKDSAQDDQAKQVLKGMSDVAQEKNKKIEESGEAKAPDLKTRRWDQGLEKPQLDYSEFFSEDVGQLPGLCVWQIENFVPTLVDEAFHGKFYEADCYIVLKTFLDENGSLNWEIYYWIGQEATLDKKACSAIHAVNLRNYLGAECRSIREEMGDESDEFLQVFDNDISYIEGGTASGFFTVEDTQYVTRLYRVYGKKNVKLEPVALKGTSLDPRFVFLLDHGLDLFVWRGSRATLSSTTKARLFAEKINKNERKGKAEITLLTQGQESPEFWEVLGGQPEEIRPCVPDDFQPHKPKLYKVGLGLGYLELPQINYKLSVEHKKRLKADLLPEMRLLQSLLDTKNVYILDCWSDVFIWIGRKSSRLVRAAALKLSQELCGMLHRPKHAMVTRNLEGTECQVFKSKFKNWDDVLRVDYTRNAETVLQDGGLAGKVRKDAEKKDQMKADLTALFLPRQPPMPLSEAEQLMEEWNEDLDGMEGFVLEGKKFARLPEEEFGHFHTHDCYVFLCRYWVPVEYEEEEEKKKKSDGKGDEEGEEEEDEKQPEEDFQCIVYFWQGREASNMGWLTFTFSLQKKFESLFPGKLEVVRMTQQQENPKFLSHFKRRFVIHRGKRKEKASPPQPSLYHIRTNGGALCTRCIQINTDAGLLNSEFCFILKVPFESTDNQGIVYTWVGRAADPDEAKLAEDIMNQMFDDSYSKQVINEGEEPENFFWVGIGSQKPYDEDAEYMKHSRLFRCSNEKGYFAVSEKCSDFCQDDLADDDIMLLDNGQEVYMWVGTQTSQVEIKLSLKACQVYIQHMRSKDPARPRKLRLVRKGNEPWPFTRCFHAWSVFRKPPA